The following coding sequences lie in one Arachis ipaensis cultivar K30076 chromosome B03, Araip1.1, whole genome shotgun sequence genomic window:
- the LOC107633094 gene encoding uncharacterized protein LOC107633094: MSSKDFFKVRTILAPTLDIVEEVNNYLMAIIPGGEKLYLSSDSICLVEGNIESQLDLYGPKLLNSINCSDLPLHKLILKVSVPMMLLRNIDQSSGLFNGTRLQVRKLGNYVIECEVLTGNNVGHIALIPRMNMVPKNETSQLDFN, encoded by the coding sequence ATGTCTTCAAAGGATTTTTTCAAAGTAAGAACTATACTGGCTCCCACACTGGACATCGTTGAAGAGGTCAACAACTATCTAATGGCTATCATCCCTGGAGGAGAAAAATTATATCTTAGTTCAGATTCAATTTGTTTGGTTGAAGGGAACATAGAGAGTCAACTAGATCTCTATGGTCCTAAATTACTGAATAGCATAAATTGCTCTGATTTGCCTCTACATAAATTAATACTCAAGGTTAGTGTTCCGATGATGTTACTGAGAAATATTGACCAATCCAGTGGTCTTTTTAATGGTACAAGGCTACAAGTTAGGAAGCTTGGAAATTATGTCATAGAATGCGAAGTCTTAACGGGTAACAACGTTGGTCATATTGCTCTGATTCCAAGAATGAATATGGT